A region of Sugiyamaella lignohabitans strain CBS 10342 chromosome A, complete sequence DNA encodes the following proteins:
- the GDT1 gene encoding Gdt1p (hypothetical protein involved in calcium homeostasis; localizes to the cis- and medial-Golgi apparatus; GFP-fusion protein localizes to the vacuole; TMEM165, a human gene which causes Congenital Disorders of Glycosylation is orthologous and functionally complements the null allele; expression pattern and physical interactions suggest a possible role in ribosome biogenesis; expression reduced in a gcr1 null mutant; GO_component: GO:0005794 - Golgi apparatus [Evidence IEA]; GO_component: GO:0005797 - Golgi medial cisterna [Evidence IDA] [PMID 23569283]; GO_component: GO:0000139 - Golgi membrane [Evidence IEA]; GO_component: GO:0005801 - cis-Golgi network [Evidence IDA] [PMID 23569283]; GO_component: GO:0000324 - fungal-type vacuole [Evidence IDA] [PMID 14562095]; GO_component: GO:0000324 - fungal-type vacuole [Evidence IDA] [PMID 23708375]; GO_component: GO:0000329 - fungal-type vacuole membrane [Evidence IDA] [PMID 22842922]; GO_component: GO:0016021 - integral component of membrane [Evidence IEA]; GO_component: GO:0016021 - integral component of membrane [Evidence ISM] [PMID 12192589]; GO_component: GO:0016020 - membrane [Evidence IEA,IEA]; GO_component: GO:0005774 - vacuolar membrane [Evidence IEA]; GO_component: GO:0005773 - vacuole [Evidence IEA]; GO_function: GO:0003674 - molecular_function [Evidence ND]; GO_process: GO:0006874 - cellular calcium ion homeostasis [Evidence IGI,IMP] [PMID 23569283]), producing MHFSKALVVATATLTTLAASASLDVSKGTDIIPPDSEEAAKLTNSDKAVKTAPKDNSYVDGLESDNFKKPEPKNTNGDLDVPDTESLSALKEVKVAATDDHPVVLEDYDPNNLGLPADKVSEKEALKEAAKGKGGKGKKEDAKDKAVDTKQTTGDASSNKNTGSSGSRSGSSGSGSGSSSGSVSGSGNSGSSGSTSGSSGSNSDNVDKSGSTSTTASGTSGGIGAVAGSEKQADSKAVSGSGSSSSSGSSSGSSSNTDSSLSNAKSESKSESGSGGDSRKTVGSSPFHSFSMAGSMIIFSEIGDKTFLIAALMAMKHPRVTVFTAAFASLVVMTVLSALMGHALPSLLPKKLTSLLAAGLFIVFGIKLLREGLAMDSSIGVEEELEEVETEIEAKELSLRNDELESGTRKDGSDLRRSTSSPKVYDDGLEKGSSGIPFYNGRGHHRPAASTWSQFAEGVGNLASLVLSPVWVQVFVMTFLGEWGDRSQVATIAMAAGSDYWFVILGAIFGHAICTLAAVVGGKLLASKISLRHITLAGAVSFLVFAIVYFREGLTLTWSDQ from the coding sequence ATGCATTTTTCCAAAGCTTTGGTAGTAGCTACTGCTACTCTGACTACACTTGCTGCTTCGGCCAGTTTGGATGTATCCAAGGGAACCGATATCATCCCTCCTGattcagaagaagctgctaaGCTCACTAACTCTGACAAGGCCGTCAAGACCGCTCCTAAGGACAATTCATATGTTGACGGACTCGAGTCGGACAATTTCAAGAAACCCGAGCCAAAGAATACTAATGGCGATTTGGACGTACCTGACACTGAATCGCTCAGCGCACTTAAAGAAGTCAAGGTAGCTGCAACTGATGACCATCCTGTAGTGTTGGAAGACTACGATCCTAATAATCTTGGTCTTCCTGCTGATAAAGTCAGTGAAAAAGAGGCATTAAAAGAGGCTGCCAAAGGAAAGGGTGGCAAGGGAAAGAAGGAGGATGCAAAGGATAAAGCTGTAGATACCAAACAGACGACTGGTGATGCCAGTAGCAACAAAAATACTGGTTCCAGTGGAAGCAGATCTGGTAGCAGTGGAAGCGGTTCTGGAAGCAGTTCTGGTAGCGtcagtggtagtggtaatAGTGGATCTagtggcagcaccagcggcagcagtGGTAGCAACAGTGACAATGTAGATAAAAGtggtagtactagtactactgcTAGTGGTACTTCTGGTGGTATTGGAGCTGTGGCCGGATCTGAGAAACAGGCTGATTCCAAGGCTGTTAGCGGATCTGGCTCGAGTTCTAGTTCTGGATCCAGTTCCGGGTCCAGTTCCAACACCGATTCCAGTTTGTCCAATGCCAAGTCTGAGTCTAAATCAGAGAGTGGATCTGGAGGAGATTCCCGTAAAACAGTGGGTTCATCGCCATTCCATTCGTTTTCCATGGCTGGTAGTATGATTATTTTCTCTGAAATCGGTGACAAGACCTTCCTGATTGCTGCATTGATGGCCATGAAACACCCCCGAGTGACTGTTTTCactgctgcttttgcttctcTCGTGGTTATGACTGTTCTATCGGCCCTTATGGGTCATGCATTGCCATCCCTGCTTCCTAAGAAGCTGACTAGTCtgcttgctgctggcttATTCATTGTATTTGGTATCAAACTCCTTCGCGAGGGTCTTGCCATGGACAGCAGTATTggagtagaagaagaactcgAAGAAGTCGAGACAGAGATCGAAGCAAAGGAATTGTCTCTTCGTAACGACGAGTTGGAAAGTGGTACTCGTAAAGACGGGTCTGATCTCCGTAGATCCACCAGTTCACCCAAGGTTTATGACGATGGTCTTGAAAAGGGTTCATCTGGCATTCCTTTCTACAACGGTCGGGGTCACCACcgaccagcagcatccacCTGGAGCCAATTTGCCGAGGGTGTTGGCAATCTCGCGTCTCTTGTTCTATCTCCTGTTTGGGTCCAAGTGTTTGTCATGACCTTCCTCGGAGAATGGGGCGACCGTTCACAAGTAGCCACTATCGCCATGGCTGCGGGCTCGGACTACTGGTTCGTCATCCTCGGCGCCATTTTCGGCCACGCCATCTGTACTCTGGCTGCCGTTGTCGGCGGCAAACTGCTTGCCTCCAAGATCTCGCTCCGCCACATCACCCTCGCCGGAGCCGTCTCGTTCCTGGTCTTCGCCATTGTTTACTTCCGCGAAGGACTCACTCTCACGTGGTCCGACCAGTAG
- the SET6 gene encoding Set6p (SET domain hypothetical protein; deletion heterozygote is sensitive to compounds that target ergosterol biosynthesis, may be involved in compound availability; GO_component: GO:0005575 - cellular_component [Evidence ND]; GO_function: GO:0008168 - methyltransferase activity [Evidence IEA]; GO_function: GO:0003674 - molecular_function [Evidence ND]; GO_function: GO:0016740 - transferase activity [Evidence IEA]; GO_process: GO:0008150 - biological_process [Evidence ND]; GO_process: GO:0032259 - methylation [Evidence IEA]): MLPDKVAAAAADQYLSVRKTEYGGRGYFAAKNIPANTRVLTCRQPLTYVVFKSFKKEVCAYCFSYDNGKHRKFRLVSNLKRAYAGVYFCSEECRDCWVENYDYDGLLSATLEEIELAYIQLIASTVKAPSYEGYDSSNIDELWDKVEKEFADPDVVSRPSSVLSVSTTTSTSTSLASSVCSSPVSESSALESVSSPVSDSASLSSSVSALSSTSSSRFRKNKKKKVKLPPLDGVEYDTARVVALVLVQNHRVQNGTATSEISHEWTKFNLLQSNELSHIGQYREFITVHVNVYKFLRTVLQDDLRLLCTPRLLRDTVGREAGNAFGIWELPMMMESECFGTAVYPAASFFNHECEPSVRKQRVDNSLVFTTIRDIAQDEQLFISYGMMEELPYPERQRILTDQWHFDCQCPACTRDKLESLSL; the protein is encoded by the coding sequence ATGCTACCGGATaaagtggcagcagcagcggcagatCAATATCTGTCAGTTCGTAAGACTGAATATGGAGGAAGAGGATATTTTGCTGCGAAAAATATTCCTGCTAATACACGAGTGTTGACGTGTCGTCAACCCTTGACATATGTTGTTTTCAAGTCGTTCAAGAAAGAAGTGTGTGCTTACTGCTTCTCCTACGACAACGGGAAGCACCGAAAATTTAGGTTGGTGTCAAACCTAAAACGTGCTTATGCTGGAGTGTATTTTTGCAGCGAAGAGTGTAGAGACTGTTGGGTCGAGAACTATGATTATGACGGACTTCTCAGTGCCACACTCGAAGAGATCGAACTGGCGTATATTCAGTTAATAGCGTCTACTGTCAAGGCACCAAGCTATGAGGGTTATGATAGTTCGAATATAGACGAACTATGGGATAAAGTCGAGAAGGAGTTTGCTGACCCTGACGTCGTTTCACGACCTTCTTCGGTACTTTCAGTATCAACGACAACCTCAACGTCAACATCACTAGCATCGTCGGTATGTTCATCGCCAGTATCAGAATCATCAGCATTAGAATCAGTATCTTCACCAGTATCAGACTCAGcatcattatcatcgtCAGTTTCTGcattatcatcaacatctaGCTCAAGATTTaggaagaacaagaaaaagaaggtCAAGCTGCCGCCTCTCGATGGTGTTGAATATGACACTGCACGGGTGGTAGCCTTAGTTCTGGTTCAGAACCACCGAGTTCAGAACGGAACTGCGACCTCTGAAATAAGCCACGAGTGGACAAAGTTCAACCTCCTTCAATCGAACGAGCTATCACATATCGGACAGTACCGCGAGTTCATAACTGTTCATGTCAATGTATACAAATTCTTACGGACGGTACTACAGGACGACCTGCGACTGCTGTGTACCCCCAGACTTCTTCGTGATACAGTAGGAAGAGAAGCTGGTAATGCTTTTGGCATATGGGAGCTGCCCATGATGATGGAGAGTGAGTGTTTTGGAACTGCGGTTtatccagcagcatcgTTTTTCAACCATGAGTGCGAGCCATCGGTCAGAAAACAGCGTGTTGACAACTCACTCGTCTTCACGACTATCCGTGACATCGCCCAAGACGAGCAGTTGTTCATCAGTTATGGCATGATGGAGGAACTACCATATCCAGAGCGTCAGCGCATCCTGACCGATCAGTGGCACTTTGACTGTCAATGTCCAGCATGTACCAGAGATAAACTGGAAAGCCTGTCGCTCTGA